Proteins from one Dermacentor variabilis isolate Ectoservices chromosome 1, ASM5094787v1, whole genome shotgun sequence genomic window:
- the LOC142576101 gene encoding peroxiredoxin-6-like yields the protein MPPLNLGDPFPNFTCETTIGTINFHEWLGDSWGILFSHPADYTPVCTTELARAAQLAHVFEQKGVKIIALSCDSVDSHHGWIKDIEAYGELPDGPFPYPIIADEKREIAVKLGMLDPVEKDKEGLPLTCRAVFVIGPDKKMKLSMLYPATTGRNFDEVLRATDSLLVTETRKVATPAGWKKGTPCMVLPSVTEEEIPKLFPTGIKQYKVPSGKNYLRTTMD from the exons ATGCCGCCGCTGAACCTTGGCGATCCATTTCCCAACTTCACCTGCGAGACGACCATCGGCACCATCAACTTCCACGAGTGGCTGGGCGACTC GTGGGGCATCCTGTTCTCGCACCCGGCCGACTACACGCCGGTGTGCACCACGGAGCTGGCCAGGGCCGCCCAGCTGGCGCACGTCTTCGAGCAGAAGGGCGTCAAGATCATCGCCCTGTCCTGCGACAGCGTCGACAGCCACCACGGATGGATCAAG GACATCGAGGCCTATGGCGAGCTTCCCGACGGGCCATTCCCGTACCCCATCATCGCTGACGAGAAGCGCGAGATCGCCGTCAAACTGGGCATGCTGGATCCGGTCGAGAAGGACAAGGAAGGACTGCCTCTCACCTGCCGTGCT GTATTCGTCATTGGCCCTGACAAGAAGATGAAGCTCTCAATGCTGTACCCAGCTACAACGGGAAGGAACTTTGA CGAAGTCCTGCGGGCCACTGATTCTCTTTTGGTGACTGAAACCAGGAAGGTGGCAACTCCAGCTGGTTGGAAG AAAGGGACCCCCTGCATGGTGCTCCCCAGCGTCACTGAGGAGGAGATTCCCAAGCTCTTCCCGACGGGCATCAAGCAGTACAAGGTGCCTTCTGGAAAGAACTACCTCCGAACCACCATGGACTGA